The Salvelinus fontinalis isolate EN_2023a chromosome 36, ASM2944872v1, whole genome shotgun sequence genome window below encodes:
- the LOC129835392 gene encoding serine/threonine-protein kinase D3-like — translation MDSGISSSLSSMSMTQSSPGTPGRPPHTAAPGPLQAPLGTALVQFQLGLFREVVRVSGGQLSYCHAKRLAAEIIERKAPDCSVVGVGEKVLLFRHQTGSEHLLHRLTDQDALLDGDLIEIIVSGSATVTEIKIRPHSLAVQSYRTPTFCHHCGEMLWGLVRQGLKCEGCGLDFHKRCALQLPSDCSRARRRVCGPSLSLFPPARPRTHSLSTPAGGSMEEISMSKPRPRPPSWADQPVWLGVVQGKGGVAGRVPHTFHIHSYTKPTVCQHCYHLLKGLFRQGLQCSDCKLNCHRRCESSLVPADCPGVRTNTNGEGDSVSSLGYKDDTEEDDIGCSMTSLEDHEDEPSTEDPFAEIKEVGHQPPITPCFSSYIPLMRVVQSVRHTKRRASGVLREGWLLHHTNTDTLRKRHYWILDWKNITLYQNETSTKYYKELPLSNVLQVRGPAQLSGPLLPDNSAHSFEVVTGTLVYCVLAGRDGQAWETAVRKALMPVQSSGQAGKQGQDHGPQSGEKPDVSSVYQIFTDEVLGSGQFGVVYRGTHRQSGHPVAIKVIDKTRFPTKQERQLRNEQAILQNLSHLGVVLLEGMFETLEHVFVVMEKLHGDMLEMILSNEKGRLPERTTRFLVTQILEALRYLHFKHIAHCDLKPENVLVASPDPFPQVKLCDFGFARIIGEKSFRRSVVGTPAYLAPEVISIHGYNRSLDMWAVGVVLYVSLSGTFPFNEDEDISQQITNATFMYPRLLWSNISLEAVSLINNLLQVSVRRRFSVGKALGHPWLQDFQLWCDLREFEQRMGCQYLTHEGDEDRWRRHAQERGLVFPSHLPWTPAR, via the exons ATGGACTCTGGAATATCAA GTTCTCTCTCCAGCATGTCGATGACCCAGTCCAGCCCTGGTACCCCGGGTCGACCCCCCCACACCGCTGCCCCCGGGCCCCTCCAGGCTCCTCTTGGCACTGCTCTGGTCCAGTTCCAGCTAGGCCTCTTCAGGGAGGTGGTTCGGGTGTCTGGGGGGCAGCTCAGCTACTGCCATGCCAAGAGACTGGCTGCAGAGATCATAGAACGCAAG GCTCCAGACTGTAGTGTGGTGGGTGTTGGGGAGAAGGTCCTCCTGTTCAGACACCAGACAGGCTCGGAACACCTCCTCCACAGACTCACGGACCAGGATGCACTGCTGGACGGCGACCTCATAGAGATCATCGTCTCAG GATCAGCTACTGTAACGGAGATAAAGATCCGCCCACACTCCCTGGCTGTCCAATCATATCGCACCCCCACCTTCTGTCATCACTGTGGGGAGATGCTGTGGGGGTTGGTACGTCAAGGGTTAAAATGTGAAG GTTGCGGGTTAGACTTTCATAAGCGCTGTGCGCTGCAGTTGCCTAGTGACTGTAGCCGTGCACGCCGTCGTGTGTGTGGCCCCAGCCTGTCCTTATTCCCCCCTGCCAGGCCCCGGACACACTCCCTCTCCACACCTGCAGGGGGCAGTATGGAGGAG atCAGTATGTCCAAGCCCAGGCCCAGACCTCCGTCGTGGGCAGATCAACCGGTGTGGCTGGGGGTGGTCCAGGGAAAGGGTGGCGTGGCGGGCAGGGTGCCACACACCTTCcacatccacagctacaccaaGCCCACCGTGTGCCAACACTGCTACCACCTCCTTAAGGGCCTGTTCCGCCAGGGCCTGCAGTGCTCCG acTGTAAACTGAACTGCCATCGTCGCTGTGAGTCCTCCCTGGTCCCTGCTGACTGTCCTGGAGTGAGGACCAACACCAATGGGGAAGGAG ACTCCGTGTCCAGTCTGGGCTATAAGGACGACACAGAGGAGGATGATATAGGATGCAGTATGACATCACTAGAAGACCATGAGGATGAGCCATCTACTGAGGACCCATTCGCTGAGATCAAGGAGGTGGGACACCAGCCACCAATCAC tccgTGTTTCAGTAGTTATATTCCTCTGATGCGGGTGGTCCAATCAGTTCGTCACACTAAGAGACGGGCCAGTGGAGTCTTGAGAGAGGGCTGGCTACTGCATCACACCAACACCGACACactg AGGAAACGTCATTACTGGATATTGGACTGGAAGAATATTACTCTGTATCAGAATGAGACAAGCACCAAGTACTACAAG gaGCTTCCTCTGTCTAACGTGCTGCAGGTGCGAGGCCCCGCTCAGCTGTCTGGGCCCTTGTTGCCAGACAACAGTGCACACTCGTTCGAGGTGGTGACAGGCACGCTGGTATACTGTGTGCTGGCGGGCAGGGACGGGCAGGCCTGGGAGACCGCAGTACGTAAGGCTCTGATGCCTGTCCAGAGCAGCGGGCAGGCGGGCAAACagggacagg ACCATGGACCCCAGAGTGGAGAGAAACCG gACGTCAGTTCAGTGTATCAGATCTTCACTGATGAGGTGCTTGGTTCAGGACAGTTTGGAGTGGTGTATAGAG GCACCCACAGACAGTCTGGTCACCCAGTGGCCATCAAGGTCATCGACAAAACCCGTTTCCCTACCAAACAGGAGAGACAGTTGAGGAACGAGCAGGCAATTCTACAG aatCTGTCTCACCTGGGTGTAGTTCTACTGGAGGGAATGTTTGAGACCCTGGAGCATGTCTTCGTTGTCATGGAGAAGCTCCATGGAGACATGCTGGAGATGATTCTGTCCAATGAAAAGGGCCGTCTGCCAGAGCGCACGACACGCTTCCTGGTTACACAG attctaGAGGCCCTGCGCTACCTGCActtcaaacatattgctcactgtgACCTGAAACCTGAGAATGTGTTGGTGGCCTCCCCAGATCCTTTCCctcag gTTAAGCTGTGTGACTTTGGCTTCGCCCGAATCATTGGCGAGAAGTCTTTCCGCCGCTCAGTGGTGGGCACGCCGGCCTACCTGGCGCCCGAGGTCATCAGTATCCATGGTTACAACCGTTCGCTGGACATGTGGGCTGTGGGCGTGGTCCTGTACGTTAGCCTGAGCGGAACGTTCCCCTTCAACGAGGATGAGGACATCAGTCAACAGATCACCAACGCTACCTTCATGTACCCCCGTCTGCTCTGGTCTAACATCTCACTAGAGG cgGTGAGTCTGATCAACAACCTTCTCCAGGTGTCAGTGAGACGTAGGTTCAGTGTGGGGAAGGCCCTGGGTCACCCCTGGCTACAG GACTTCCAGTTGTGGTGTGACCTGAGGGAGTTTGAGCAGAGGATGGGCTGCCAGTACCTGACCCATGAGGGAGACGAGGACCGCTGGAGACGCCACGCCCAGGAGAGGGGCCTGGTCTTCCCTTCTCACCTCCCCTGGACCCCCGCACGATGA